The stretch of DNA GGGCTTGCGGGCCAGGGTGCGGACGGGGGCGGCGACCAGTTCGGCGTAGGTGCCGTGCTCGACGCAGTCCTTGCGGACGTAGCCGATCACCTCGTCGCCGACCGCGTACTCGGTGACGCCGCCGCCGACGGCCTGCACCACTCCGGCCACGTCCCAGCCCATGACCAGGGGGAAGTGGGCGTCGATCATGCCGTCCAGGTACCCTTCCCGGATCTTCCAGTCGACCGGGTTGACCCCGGCGGCCCGGACCCGGACGAGCACGGAGTCGGGCCCGACCCTGGGGTCGGGGAGTTCGGTGTACTCGACGACCTCGGGGCCGCCGTACCGCCTGATCGCGATTGCCTTCATGGCACAAGGCGACCCGGTGCGGAGCGTCCCCGCACGCCGGAGGAGTCCGGTAAGGGGTCAGAGGATCTCGTCACATCGACAATCTGTCCATCGTCAGAGTGACGCTAACGGGTTATCATAGATAGCGTCAGATAGACGAAAAGGGCTGACTGATCGGCCGGCCGCACAGGAGAGGGCACCCGCCCGTGACCACCACCATCGAGACCTACGGTGTCGACCCCACCCCGACTCCGCTCGCACTGCTGCTGCTCGGCCGCGAGTCGGACCCGAACAGCGAACGCGGCGTGGACTGCCCCGGCGACCTGCCCGCCGCCTCCGACCCCGACCTGGTGGCCCGCGCCCGCGCGGCCAAGGAGAAGCTCGGCGACCGGGTCTTCATCCTGGGCCACCACTACCAGCGTGACGAGGTGATCGAGTTCGCCGACGTGACCGGCGACTCGTTCAAGCTGGCCCGTGACGCCGCCGCCCGCCCGGAGGCCGAGTACATCGTCTTCTGCGGCGTGCACTTCATGGCCGAATCGGCCGACATCCTCACCACCAGCGCCCAGCAGGTGATCCTGCCGGACCTGGCGGCCGGCTGCTCGATGGCCGACATGGCCACCGCCGAGCAGGTCGCCGAGTGCTGGGACGTGCTGACCGAGGCCGGCGTGGCCGACGTGACCGTGCCGGTCTCGTACATGAACTCCTCGGCCGACATCAAGGCGTTCACCGGCAAGCACGGCGGCACCATCTGCACCTCCTCCAACGCGCAGCGGGCGCTGGAGTGGGCCTTCGAGCAGGGCGAGAAGGTGCTCTTCCTGCCGGACCAGCACCTGGGCCGCAACACCGCCGTCCGCGACCTGGGCTTCTCGCTGGACGACTGCGTGCTCTACAACCCGCACAAGCCGAACGGCGGCCTGACCGCCGAGCAGCTGCGGAACGCCAAGATGATCCTCTGGCGCGGGCACTGCTCGGTGCACGGCCGGTTCTCGCTGGACTCGGTCAACGACGTGCGCGAGCGGATCCCCGGCGTCACCGTGCTGGTGCACCCGGAGTGCAAGCACGAGGTCGTCGCGGCGGCCGACATGGTGGGCTCGACCGAGTACATCATCAAGGCGCTGGACGCGGCCGAGCCGGGCTCCAAGTGGGCCATCGGCACCGAGCTCAACCTGGTGCGCCGCCTCGCCAAGGCCCACCCGGACAAGGAGGTCGTCTTCCTGGACCGGGCGGTCTGCTTCTGCTCGACCATGAACCGGATCGACCTGCCGCACCTGGTCTGGGCGCTGGAGTCGCTGGTCGAGGGCCGGGTGCCGAACGTGATCACCGTCGACCCGGAGACCGAGAAGTACGCCAAGGCCGCGCTGGACCGGATGCTGGCCCTGCCGTAGTCGAGGCAAGCGCAAGGGCGGGCACCGTGACCGGTGCCCGCCCTTTCGCGTACCACGTGTGACTACTCCGCGAAGCCGGGGATGATGCCCTCGCCCTCGGAGAGCAGCATCGCCTTGACCTGCTCGATCGTCGCCTCGGCGTCCGGGAGGATCAGGTCGGAGGGCTCCAGCGAGTCGTCCGGCAGCGGCGTGCCGAGCTCCTTGACCGCGTCGAGGAGCCTGCCGAGCGCTGCCCGGAACTGCTCCTCGTCGCCCGACTCCAGTGCGGTGAGCAGCTCGTCGTCGAGCTGGTTGAGCCGGTTCAGGTGGTCGTCGCCCACCTGGAACTGCCCCTCACCCATGACCCGCATGATCATGCCGGTGTTTCTCCTAGCTCTCCGCGCAGAGGTCGGCTACTTGTTGTAGTTGATCTTGTTGCCCTCGGGCTTGCCCTGCTCGATCGCCTGGGGGGCGGGAGCCGGGGTGCCACCGGTGAGCTCGGCCTTCATCCGGGCCAGCTCCAGCTCGACGTCGGACCCGCCGGCCACGCGCTCCAGCTCGGCCTCGATGTCGTCCTTGCGGCCGAGGCCGCTGTTGTCGTCGAGCGCGCCGGAGGCGAGCAGCTCGTCGATCGCACCGGCCCGGGCCTGCATCTGGGCCGTCTTGTCCTCGGCCCGCTGGATGGCCAGGCCCACGTCGCCCATCTCCTCGGAGATGCCGGAGAAGGACTCCGCGATGCGGGTCTGCGCCTGGGCGGCCGTGTAGGTGGCCTTGATGGTCTCCTTCTTGGTGCGGAAGGCGTCCACCTTGGCCTGCAGGCGCTGGGAGGCGAGCGTGAGCTTCTCCTCCTCGGCCTGCAGCTGCTGGTACTGCGTCTCCAGATCGGTGATCTGGGACTGCATGTTGGCCTTGCGCGTGAGCGCCTCTCGGGCCAGGTCCTCGCGGCCGAGCGAGAGCGCCTTGCGGCCCTGCTCCTCGTACTTCGCCGACTGCTGCTGGAGCTGCGTCAGCTGGAGCTCCAACCGCTTCCGGGAAGTGGCCACGTCGGCGACGCCCCGGCGCACCTTCTGCAGCAGCTCCAACTGCTTCTGGTACGAGTAGTCGAGCGTCTCGCGCGGGTCCTCCGCCCGGTCCAGGGCCTTGTTCGCCTTGGAGCGGAAGATCAGCCCCATACGCTTCATGATTCCGTCGCTCATGGGCCTCGGGTGCCCCCTTCTCGGGCCTGCGGTCGTCTCGTGCTGACAGGAGTGCAGTGTATGTGCAGCGAGCGGCTCGCCGCAGTGCACCTGCCTGCAACAAGAGTGCTACAACCGAGGGCCGTGCGGCATCGTCCCTGGGGTGGAGGACACCCCCGGCCATGATCCACCGCAAGGAGGGGATCCCGTAGGGGACACGCCGGGGAGCGTTCGAGTGGGATCGATACCGGTTCGGGTCCGACGGCACGGGAACAACGGGTCGGGCACCACGTACGCTGGTGGTGTGTTCCGACGCCGCTCTGAAGAAGCCTCCTCCGCCACCGCGCTGGCCGAGCAGGACGAGACCACCCAGCCCCGTGACCCGCAGGCCCCCAAGGGCCGCCCGACCCCCAAGCGCAGCGAGGCCGAGGCCCACCGCCGCACCCGGGTGACGGTGCCCAAGGACCGCAAGGAGGCCGCCAAGCAGTCGCGGGACCGGATGCGGGCCGAGCGCGAGAAGCAGCGCACCGCGCTCCTGGAGGGCGACGAGCGCTACCTGCCGGCCCGTGACAAGGGCCCGGTGCGCAAGTTCGCCCGTGACTACATGGACTCGCGCTGGTCGCTGGCCGAGTTCTTCCTGCCGTACGCCGTCGTGGTGCTGATCCTCAGCGTCACCCGGGTGCAGACCCTGCAGCTGCTCTCCACGCTGCTCTTCCTGGTCTTCTTCATCCTGGTGATCGCGGACTTCGCCCGGCTGGGCCTCGGCCTGCGCAAGTCGCTGGCCAACCGCTTCCCGGGCCAGAACACCCGCGGTGCCGTGGCCTACGCGCTGATGCGCACCCTCCAGATGCGCCGGCTGCGCCTGCCCAAGCCGCAGGTCAAGCGGGGCGAGCGGCCCTGACCGGCGAGCCCGTCCCGCCGCACGCGGCCGCACCGCAGCACTCCGCGGTGCCGCCGTACTCGTCCTGGGCGATGCCCTCGGCGACGGGGTGGGCCCAGGGCATCGAGCCGTACGGCCTCCCCGGCCAGCAGGCCGGCGGCCACGACCGGCTGCCGGCCCTCGGCGTCCCGCAGCCCGCGCGATCCTGGCTGGACCGGCAGGGCGGGCTGCGCCGGCTGGTCCGCCAGGAGCTGGTCGCCCGGCAGCTGGCCGAGCGCCTGGCCGGGCGGGACGAGCTACGGGTGCTGGACGTGGGCTGCGGCCAGGGCACCCAGGCGCTGCGCCTGGCCCGGGACGGGCACCTGGTGACCGGGCTCGACCCGGACGCCGTGACACTGGGCGCCGCCCAGGCCGCGCTGGCCGCCGAACCGGCCGAGGTGCGCGACCGGGTGCGGCTGCTGCACGGGGACGGGCACAGCTGCGGCCGCTGGTTCGGCCCGCGCAGCTTCGACGTGGTGCTCTGCCACGGCGTGCTGATGTACCTCTCCGACCCGGACCCGATGCTGGCCTCGCTGGCCCGGATGCTGGCGCCCGGCGGGCTGCTCTCGCTGCTGGTGCGCAACGCGGACGCGCTGGCCATGCGCCCCGGGCTGACCGGGGACTGGCGGGCGGCACTGGCCGCCTTCGACTCCCCGCGCTACACCAACGGGCTGGGCCTGACCGCCCGCGCCGACCACCTGCTCGACCTGGCGGAGACGCTCAAGGAGCTCTCGGTGCCGCTGCGGCACTGGTACGGGGTGCGCGTCTTCACCGACACCACCCCCGAGGACGCCGCCCCGGTGGACGGGCGCCAGCTCGCCCAGCTGATCGACGCCGAGGAGCGGGCCGGCCGGGAGGACCCGTACCGGCGGGTGGCCGCCCTCCTGCACGTCGTCGGCGAGAAGTAGACGGCCACTCCGCTACGGGGCCACTCCGCTATGGGGCTCAGCCCTCGTGCAGGCTCATCGAGTAGATGACACTGTCGTCCTCGACCAGGACGGCCTTGTCGATGCCGCTCTCCAGCAGGCCGCGCCACTCCTCGCCGATCCAGGACTCGGCGTCACCCTGGCTCGGGTGCTCCTCGGACTTACCGGTCACGGTGCCGTCCGCCTTCTCGTAGCGCCAGGTCCACCCCATGCCGAGCTCCTCCCGTTCGTACCGCTTCGTGCCGCTGCTGCTGCGAACAGTAGCCTGCCCACCCGCTCCCGCCCCATGCCCCGTCCGGATGCCCCGTCCGGCAGGATGGGCCCCATGGCACTCCCCCGCACCCTGATCCTCGGCGGCGCCCGCTCCGGCAAGTCCACCCGGGCCGAGCAGCTGCTGGCCGGCCACCCGGACGTGCTGTACGTCGCCACCGGCGGCGACCGGGGCGGTGACGAGGACTGGGCGCACCGCGTGGACCTGCACCGGAGCCGGCGGCCCGCCTCCTGGCGGACGGCGGAGACCTGCGACCTGGAGGCCGTGCTGGCCGACCGGGCGGACGGCGCGCCGGTGCTGGTGGACTGTCTGGCACTCTGGCTGACCCACGTGATGGACGAGTGCGACGCCTGGGCCGAGGAGGGCTGGCACCGGGGCGCCGAGGCGGCGGTGCTGGCTCGCTGCCGGGCGCTGGCCGAGGCCTGGCGGGCCACGGAGCGTCAGGTGGTGGCCGTCTCCAACGAGGTGGGGATGGGCGTGGTGCCGGCCACGGCGGCCGGGCGGCGGTTCCGCGACACCCTGGGCCGGCTGAACATGGACGTGGCCGAGGGCTCGGAGCGGGTGCTGCTGGTAGTCGCCGGGCAGGTGCTGACCGTCAAACCCGTTGGCGTGTAGCCTTCCGAGCGATGGACACCACCGTGGATCTCGATACCTTCTCCTCCCTCGTCGAGCGCCCTGACGAGAGCGCCCGCCGGGCCGCCGAGGAGCGCTGGCAGCAGCTGGACAAGCCGCGTGGCGGTCTCGGCCAGCTGGAGGAGCTCGGCGCCTGGCTCGCCTCCGTGCAGGGGGCCGCGCCGGTGCGGCCGCTGGGCGCCGCCAAGGTGCTGCTCTTCGCGGGCGACCACGGCGTCGCCTCGCTCGGGCTCTCCCGCGCGGGCGAGCCCGGCCGCACCGCCGAGCGGGTGCACGCCGTGCTGGAGGGGACCGCCCCGGTCGCCGTGCTGGCCAACCGCTACGGCGCCGAGGTGCGGGTGGTCGACCTGGCGGTGGACGCCCCCGAGGGCGAGTTCCCCGCCGAGGTGACCCGCTTCCGCGTCCGCCGGGGCTCCGGCCGGATCGACGTCGAGGACGCGCTCACCGCCGAGGAGGCCGCCCGGGCCTTCCAGTCCGGGGTCGCGATCGCCGACGAGGAGGCCGACGCCGGCACCGACCTGGTGATCCTGGGCGACCTCGGAGTGGGCTCGACCACCCCGGCCGCCGTGCTGATCGGCGCGCTCTGCGGCACCGACGCCGCGGCCGTCACCGGGCGCGGCTCGGGCATCGACGACCACACCTGGATGGTCAAGTGCGCCACCGTCCGCGACTCGCTGCGCCGGGCCCGCCCGGTGCTCGGCGACCAGCTGGCGCTGCTCGGCGCGGTGGGCGGCGCGGACTTCGCCGCGATCACCGGCTTCCTGCTCCAGGCCGCCGCGCGCAAGCTGCCGGTGGTGCTCGACGGCGTGGTCTCCGCCGCCTGCGCGCTGGTCGCCCAGCGGGTGGCCTTCCGGGCACCCGAGTGGTGGCGGGCCGGGCAGATCTCCGGCGAGCCCGCCCAGGCCAAGGCCTTCGACCGGCTGACCCTCACCCCGGTGCAGGGCCTCGGGGTGGCGATGGGCGAGGGCGTCGGCGCCCTGCTCACCCTGCCGCTGCTCCAGGCCGCCTCGGACACCCTGGCCGAGCCGGCCGACACCCTGACCGTCACCAAGGTGACCCGCACGCCGAAGGAGCCGCCGCGGCTGCCCACCGCCGCGGAGCTGCTCGGCCGGCTCTGATGCTCGACGGCTTGCGCTTCGCCTTCGGCACGCTCTCGGTGCTGCGGGTCCGGGTCGACCGCTGGGACCGCGAGACGGCCGGCCGGGCCATGCTCGCCGCCCCGCTGGTCGGCCTGGTGCTCGGCGGCCTGGCCGCCGGCGCCGGGGCCCTGGTCGCCTGGCGCGGCGGCGGCGGTCTGCTGGCCGCCACGGCCGCGGTGGCCGCGCTCGCCGCGCTGACCCGGGGTCTGCACCTGGACGGGCTGGCCGACGTGGCGGACGGTCTGGGCAGCGGCAAGCCCGCCGAGGACGCCCTGCGGATCATGAAGCAGTCGGACATCGGCCCGTTCGGGGTGCTCACCCTGGTGCTCACCCTGCTGGCCCAGCTCGCCGCGCTGGCCGGGGAGTTCGGCCGCTCCCCCGGGCGCGGGGCGCTCGCCGTGCTGACCGCCGCGCTGGCCGCCCGCTGCGCGCTGGCCTGGGGCTGTCTGCGCCCGGTGCCCGCCGCCCGCCCGGGCGGGCTGGGCGCGATGGTGGCCGGCACCGTGCCCCCGGCCGGCGCCCTGGCCGTCTCCGCCCTGTGCGTCGCCGGCCTGTGCGCCGCCGCCGTCACCCTCGGTGACTGGCGCTACCCGGTGGCGCTGACGGCGGGCCTGGCCTGCGCCTGGCTGCTGCTGCGCCGCTGCGTGCGGCGGTTCGGGGGCATCACCGGGGACGTGCTCGGGGCGATGGCCGAGACCGCCGGGACGGCCGCCCTGCTCGCCCTCGCGCTGACGAGGTGACACCCCGCCTCCCGGACCGCGCCGGGGAATTGAGCAGGTGTCAGTGGCCCGTGTCCGGACGGCCCCCGTACCGTTGCCTGGAGTGACCGGAAGCCGGTGACCGGTGGGCGTCGGCATCATCCCAACATGCGGACTACCATGCGGGGAGCATCTCGTAGCCCAGCGCCCGCCGCCGGGCGTGGACCGCGAAAAGAACAGGACGCATTTACGTGACTGTACTGTCTGTGAGCACCTCCTCCGCCGCCGCGCTGCGCGCGGACGCGGTGGTCGTCGGTGTCGCCAAGGGCCCCAAGGGCCTGGTGCTGGCCCCCGGCGCCGAGGCCGTGGCCGAGGCCTTCGACGGCAAGCTGCTCGACCTCCTCACCACCCTGGGTGCCGCCGGCGCCGAGGGCGAGGCCGTCAAGCTGCCCGCCGCCGCCGGCCTGAAGGCCGCGCTGGTGCTGGCCGTCGGCCTGGGCGAGGCCACCGAGGAGGGCTACTCGGCCGAGGCCCTGCGCCGCGCCGCCGGTGTCGCCGCCCGTGCGCTCTCCGGCCTCAAGAAGGCCGCGCTGGCCCTGCCGGCCGCCGCCGAGGAGGAGTTCGAGGCCGTCGCGCTCGGCGGTCTGCTCGGCGCGTACGAGTACACCACCTACAAGGGCGACGCGGGCAAGGGCCCGGTCGGCGAGCTGGTGCTGCTGACCGACCGCAAGGGCAGCAAGGACGCCAAGGCGGCCGCCGAGCGCGCCACCGCGCTGGGCGAGGAGATCAACCGCGCCCGCGACCTGATCAACGCCGCGCCGAACGACCTGCACCCGAAGGCCTTCGCCACCATCGCCCAGGCGGTCGGCAAGGAGCACGGCCTCAAGGTCGAGGTCTGGGACGAGAAGGCGCTCACCAAGGGCGGCTTCGGCGGCATCCTCGGCGTCGGCAACGGCTCCGCCAACCCGCCCCGGCTGGTCCGGGTGGCCTACACCCACCCGAAGGCCAAGCAGACCATCGCGCTCGTCGGCAAGGGCATCACCTACGACTCGGGCGGCATCTCGCTCAAGCCGGCCGGCCACAACGAGACCATGAAGTGCGACATGTCCGGCGCCGCCGCCGTGTTCGCCACCATCGTGGCCGCCAAGCGCCTGGGCCTCCAGGTCAACATCACCACCTGGCTCGCCCTCGCCGAGAACATGCCCTCCGGCACCGCCACCCGCCCGGGTGACGTGCTGCGCATGTACGGCGGCAAGACCGTCGAGGTGCTCAACACCGACGCCGAGGGCCGCCTGGTGCTGGCCGACGCGATCACCAAGGCCGGCGAGGAGAACCCGGACGTCATCATCGACGTCGCGACCCTCACCGGTGCCATGGTCTTCGCGCTGGGCAACCGCACCTTCGGCGTGATGTCCAACAGCGACGAGCTGCGCAACCGCCTGCACGCCACCGCCGACTCGGTGGGCGAGGCCGCCTGGCCGATGCCGCTGCCGGCCGACATGCGCAAGAGCATGACCGAGTCCAGCATCGCCGACATGGCCAACATGGGTGAGCGGATGGGCGGCGGCCTGGTGGCCGGCCTGTTCCTCCAGGAGTACGTCAACGAGGGCACCGACTGGGCGCACCTCGACATCGCGGGCCCGGCCTTCCACGAGGGCGCGGCCTACGGCTACACCCCCAAGGGCGGCACCGGCTCGGCGATCCGGACCCTGGTCCGCTTCGCGGAGGAGACCGCCGCGGGCGCCTGATCCCACGGCCCGCGGCCTGGTCCCCCGGCCCGCAGAGGAAGGCCCGGCGCTGCTGCGCCGGGCCTTCCGGTGTCCCCGTCCGCCCCGAATCGAAGTTACCAACCGGTAATCTGACTGATCTTGCGGCGCAACCGTGTTCGCCCCGGGCGAAACTTTGTTCCGTACGGTGGAACTCCGTCGGGTCGATGCGCCCGACCGTCCGCTTGACGGCCTTGGCCACACGGCCCTGACCAGCGGGTATACCCTGGCAGGCGGGCCGAACGGCCCCCTGTCCCACCCCTTGGGCACCCCCCGGGGGTGGACCCGGACATCAGCCGCCGTGAACAAGTGCGAAGATGTATTTCCGGCATGACCGGGCGCCTTACCAGGCACCCCCGGCACCGACCGGACCGCGACCGGCCCGGCGATCCACACCTCATTGCATGGAGGACGTGACGTGGCGAACGACGCCAGCACCGTTTTCGACGTAGTCATTCTCGGAGGCGGAAGCGGCGGTTACGCCGCGGCGCTCCGCGCCGCTCAGCTGGGTCTGAGCGTGGCCCTGATCGAGAAGGGCGAGCTGGGCGGCACCTGCCTGCACCGGGGCTGCATCCCGACCAAGGCGCTGCTGCACGCCGCCGAGATCGCCGACGAGACCCGTGAGGCCGCGGACTTCGGTGTCCTCGCGACCTTCCAGGGCATCGACATCAACGGCGTCCACAAGTACAAGGACGACGTGATCTCGGGCCTGTACAAGGGCCTCCAGGGCCTGGTGGCCTCCCGCAAGGTCCACTACATCCAGGGCGAGGGCAAGCTCTCCTCGCAGACCTCGGTGGACGTGAACGGCCAGCGCATCGAGGGCCGCCACATCGTCCTCGCCACCGGCTCCGTGCCGAAGTCGCTGCCGGGCCTGAACATCGACGGCGACCGCGTGATCTCCTCGGACCACGCGCTCAAGCTCGACCGCATCCCGAAGTCGGCCGTCATCCTCGGCGGCGGCGTGATCGGTGTCGAGTTCGCCTCCGTCTGGAAGTCCTTCGGCGTCGACGTCACCATCGTCGAGGCCCTGCCGCACCTGGCCCCGCTGGAGGACGAGAACTCCTCCAAGCTGCTGGAGCGCGCCTTCCGCAAGCGTGGCATCAAGTTCGAGCTCAAGGCCCGCTTCTCCGGCGTCGAGTACACCGCCGACGGTGTCCGCGTCTCCACCGAGAACGGCAAGCAGATCGACGCCGACCTGCTGCTCGTCGCCATCGGCCGCGGCCCGGTCTCGGCCGGCCTCGGCTACGAGGAGAACGGTGTCGCGATGGACCGCGGCTACGTCCTCGTCGACGAGTACATGCGCACCAACGTGCCCACCATCTCGGCCGTCGGCGACCTCGTCCCGACCCTCCAGCTCGCCCACGTCGGCTTCGCCGAGGGCATCCTGGTCGCCGAGCGCCTGGCCGGCCTCAAGGCCGTGCCGATCGACTACGACGGCGTGCCGCGGGTGACCTACTGCAACCCCGAGGTCGCCTCCGTCGGCATCACCGAGGCCAAGGCCGTCGAGCTGTACGGCAAGGACAAGGTCGTCACCCTCAAGTACAACCTCGCGGGCAACGGCAAGAGCAAGATCCTCAAGACCGCCGGCGAGATCAAGCTCGTCCAGGTCAAGGACGGCGCCGTGGTCGGCGTGCACATGGTCGGCGCGCGCATGGGCGAGCAGGTCGGCGAAGCCCAGCTCATCTACAACTGGGAGGCGCTGCCCGCCGAGGTCGCGCAGCTCATCCACGCCCACCCCTCGCAGTCCGAGGCCCTGGGCGAGGCGCACCTGGCGCTGGCCGGCAAGCCGCTGCACGCGCACGACTGATCGCGCCCCACACCCTTCCCCTTCCCTGTACGAAAGACTTGATAGGAGTCGCTGAAACCATGGCGGTCTCAGTAACACTGCCCGCACTGGGCGAGAGCGTTTCCGAGGGCACGGTCACCCGCTGGCTCAAGGCCGAGGGCGAGCGCGTGGAGGCCGACGAGCCGCTGCTCGAGGTCTCGACCGACAAGGTCGACACCGAGATCCCGGCGCCGGTCTCCGGCATCCTGGCCGCGATCAAGGTCGGCGAGGACGAGACGGTCGAGGTCGGCGCCGAGCTGGCCATCATCGACGACGGCTCCGGCGCTCCGGTCGCCGCCGCCGCTCCGGCCGAGGCCGCTGCCCCGGCCGCGCCGGCCGCCCCCGTGGCCGAGGCCCCCGCTGCCCCGGCTCCGGTCGCCGAGGCTCCGGCCGCCGCTCCCGCCGCCGCCGCTCCCGCCGGTGACGCCACCCCGGTGGTGCTCCCCGCGCTGGGCGAGAGCGTCACCGAGGGCACCATCACCCGCTGGCTCAAGGCCGAGGGTGACACCGTCGAGGTCGACGAGCCGCTGCTCGAGGTCTCCACGGACAAGGTCGACACCGAGATCCCGTCGCCGGTCGCCGGCGTCCTGGTGAAGATCCTGGTCGGCGAGGACGAGACCGCCGAGGTCGGCGCACAGCTCGCGCTGATCGGTGCCGCGGGTGCCGCTGCTCCGGCCGCCGCCCCGGCCGCCCCGGCTCCGGTGGCCGCTCCGGCCCCGGTCGCCGCGCCGGCCCCCACCGCGCCGGCTCCGGTCGCCGCTGCCCCGGCTCCGGTGGCCGCTCCGGCCCCGGTCGCCGCGCCCGCCCCCGCCGCCGCTCCGGCCCCCGTGGCCGCTGCTCCGGTCGCCGCTCCGGCCGCCGGTGACGCCTCCGACGCGTACGTGACCCCGCTGGTCCGCAAGCTCGCGGCCGAGCAGGGTGTGGCGCTCTCCGCCGTCACCGGCACCGGTGTCGGCGGTCGCATCCGCAAGCAGGACGTGCTCGCCGCCGCCGAGGCCGCCAAGACCGTGGTCGCCGCTCCGGCCGCCGCTGCCGCCGCGCCGAAGGCTGCCGCCCCCGCCGCTGCCCCGTCGCAGCTGCGTGGCCAGACGGTCAAGCTGACCCGCATGCGCAAGGTCATCGCGGACAACATGCTGAAGTCGATCCAGACCTCGGCCCAGCTGACCACCGTCGTCGAGGTGGACGTCACCAACGTGATGCGCCTGCGCGAGAAGGCCAAGGCCGGCTTCCTCGCCCGCGAGGGCGTCAAGCTCTCGCCGATGCCGTTCTTCGTCAAGGCCGCGACCGAGGCCCTCAAGGTGCACGCGGTCGTCAACTCGCGCCTCAACGACGACGACACCATCACCTACTTCGACGCCGAGCACGTGGGCATCGCGGTGGACACCGAGCGCGGCCTGATGGTGCCGGTCATCCACGACGCGGGTGACCTCAACATCGCGGGCATCGCCAAGAAGACCGCCGACCTGGCCGCTCGCACCCGCGACAGCAAGGTCAAGCCGGACGAGCTGGGTGGTGGCACCTTCACCATCACCAACACCGGCTCGCGCGGCGCGCTCTTCGACACGCCGATCATCAACATGCCGCAGTCGGCGATCCTCGGCATCGG from Kitasatospora sp. MMS16-BH015 encodes:
- the lpdA gene encoding dihydrolipoyl dehydrogenase; the encoded protein is MANDASTVFDVVILGGGSGGYAAALRAAQLGLSVALIEKGELGGTCLHRGCIPTKALLHAAEIADETREAADFGVLATFQGIDINGVHKYKDDVISGLYKGLQGLVASRKVHYIQGEGKLSSQTSVDVNGQRIEGRHIVLATGSVPKSLPGLNIDGDRVISSDHALKLDRIPKSAVILGGGVIGVEFASVWKSFGVDVTIVEALPHLAPLEDENSSKLLERAFRKRGIKFELKARFSGVEYTADGVRVSTENGKQIDADLLLVAIGRGPVSAGLGYEENGVAMDRGYVLVDEYMRTNVPTISAVGDLVPTLQLAHVGFAEGILVAERLAGLKAVPIDYDGVPRVTYCNPEVASVGITEAKAVELYGKDKVVTLKYNLAGNGKSKILKTAGEIKLVQVKDGAVVGVHMVGARMGEQVGEAQLIYNWEALPAEVAQLIHAHPSQSEALGEAHLALAGKPLHAHD
- the sucB gene encoding 2-oxoglutarate dehydrogenase, E2 component, dihydrolipoamide succinyltransferase; protein product: MAVSVTLPALGESVSEGTVTRWLKAEGERVEADEPLLEVSTDKVDTEIPAPVSGILAAIKVGEDETVEVGAELAIIDDGSGAPVAAAAPAEAAAPAAPAAPVAEAPAAPAPVAEAPAAAPAAAAPAGDATPVVLPALGESVTEGTITRWLKAEGDTVEVDEPLLEVSTDKVDTEIPSPVAGVLVKILVGEDETAEVGAQLALIGAAGAAAPAAAPAAPAPVAAPAPVAAPAPTAPAPVAAAPAPVAAPAPVAAPAPAAAPAPVAAAPVAAPAAGDASDAYVTPLVRKLAAEQGVALSAVTGTGVGGRIRKQDVLAAAEAAKTVVAAPAAAAAAPKAAAPAAAPSQLRGQTVKLTRMRKVIADNMLKSIQTSAQLTTVVEVDVTNVMRLREKAKAGFLAREGVKLSPMPFFVKAATEALKVHAVVNSRLNDDDTITYFDAEHVGIAVDTERGLMVPVIHDAGDLNIAGIAKKTADLAARTRDSKVKPDELGGGTFTITNTGSRGALFDTPIINMPQSAILGIGATVKRPVVVTTPELGQTIAIRDMVYLALSYDHRIVDGADAARFLGTIKARLEEGAFEGDLGL